In Marinicella rhabdoformis, a genomic segment contains:
- a CDS encoding FG-GAP repeat protein, producing MNKIIACIILASAYQAAIADTEWVNDLQPTPLTFSGYGDGMAIMDEWMAVGDPLNDDQDTDAGAVYIYNNSSGQWLLYQTLYADDAGLRDELGSSVDIERKHDTGELWVVASALKDDDVNLDNGAVYAWHLDDMGVFVQQEKFTGVNLISQNFGSSIALNYDYISEIDAELWVLVVGDDFKRHQVMGQTRATGGVTVFKKLAGPGHQWEEEPVQTGMAYLDTLTSVDQIGHSVSIDGSTIIAGAPGDDDHTLPNNDGTDMGAIHVLTRDNLTQTWSCCGIAYPDYRERSAQFGYDVEVIKQPNNNRIIMATAPYEKDQNNRPKGSAYVWFNSLQVQRIEPQIQTGTSGEFFGGSIAANGDEYFGSTELLIGSHFSNNQKGRIYHYSINPNYDGISDDLYLLKEQIVAHNRDQSPWDVGQFGFHVSTDGKNHATSSVANRVGNHKSVYTAELPIFKNGFQAPTP from the coding sequence ATGAATAAAATCATCGCCTGTATTATTTTAGCTTCCGCTTATCAGGCAGCCATTGCTGATACTGAATGGGTTAATGACCTGCAACCCACACCACTCACATTCAGCGGATATGGTGACGGGATGGCCATCATGGATGAATGGATGGCGGTTGGTGACCCCTTAAATGACGATCAAGACACTGATGCGGGTGCAGTTTACATTTACAACAATTCCTCGGGGCAATGGCTACTTTACCAAACACTTTATGCTGACGATGCTGGCTTACGTGACGAGCTGGGTTCATCTGTAGACATTGAAAGAAAACATGACACAGGTGAACTTTGGGTGGTGGCATCTGCCTTGAAAGATGATGATGTGAACTTAGACAATGGAGCTGTATATGCGTGGCACTTAGATGACATGGGTGTTTTTGTTCAACAGGAAAAATTCACTGGTGTTAATTTAATCAGTCAAAATTTTGGTTCATCAATTGCACTCAATTACGATTATATTTCAGAAATCGATGCCGAGCTTTGGGTCCTGGTCGTAGGTGATGACTTCAAACGACATCAAGTTATGGGTCAAACCCGAGCCACAGGTGGTGTCACCGTTTTCAAAAAACTCGCAGGCCCAGGCCATCAGTGGGAAGAAGAGCCAGTACAAACTGGCATGGCCTACTTAGACACTTTAACCTCTGTCGACCAGATTGGGCATTCAGTTTCAATTGATGGCTCTACGATTATTGCCGGCGCGCCTGGTGATGATGATCACACCTTACCCAATAACGACGGCACAGACATGGGGGCGATTCATGTGCTTACACGAGACAACTTAACGCAAACTTGGTCTTGCTGCGGTATTGCTTACCCAGATTACAGAGAGCGCAGCGCCCAATTTGGCTATGATGTAGAAGTGATAAAACAACCCAACAACAACCGCATCATCATGGCGACAGCACCTTATGAGAAAGACCAAAACAACCGACCCAAAGGATCAGCATACGTGTGGTTTAACAGCCTACAGGTTCAACGAATAGAACCTCAGATTCAGACCGGAACCAGTGGTGAGTTTTTTGGCGGTTCAATTGCGGCCAATGGAGATGAATACTTTGGCAGTACAGAGTTATTGATCGGATCACATTTCAGTAACAACCAAAAAGGCAGAATATACCACTACAGCATCAACCCCAATTATGATGGCATCAGCGATGACCTTTACCTTCTGAAAGAACAAATCGTTGCCCATAACCGTGACCAAAGCCCATGGGACGTGGGCCAATTCGGTTTCCATGTCAGTACCGATGGCAAAAACCACGCCACCAGCAGCGTGGCCAACAGAGTCGGCAACCACAAAAGTGTTTACACTGCAGAACTGCCTATTTTTAAAAATGGGTTTCAAGCACCGACACCTTAA
- the thrB gene encoding homoserine kinase yields MSNQDQNIIQSFAPITIGNFSVGFDVLGLAVRPIDGEPLGDVVSIYETEDFSFEVTGKHAADVPNDENNLACLAFKRVKAAHDKLHEAKAPIHLELIKNLPVGSGLGSSGATIVAALLAANHYFDDMLSLKELLVLAAELEAVYTGSPCMDNVAPCLTGGFQLMTQSEELPIIPVPFPQHWKMVLFYNGSEVLTESARAILPKHVPLETAINHAKNLAVFIQALNLGADDLAAEHLYDLLAAPHREALLPHFSLFRDYARSQGALATGISGSGPTVFAVCKDQDAAELIAQYAENRIINESGFALICEIDELGAHLQGMDDEMEQENSHLD; encoded by the coding sequence ATGTCAAATCAAGACCAAAATATCATTCAATCATTCGCGCCCATAACCATAGGCAACTTCTCTGTTGGCTTTGATGTTCTTGGTCTGGCGGTACGACCCATTGACGGTGAGCCTTTAGGAGATGTTGTATCTATATATGAAACTGAAGACTTCAGTTTTGAAGTAACAGGAAAACATGCAGCAGATGTACCCAATGATGAAAACAATTTAGCCTGCCTGGCCTTCAAACGGGTCAAAGCAGCGCACGATAAATTACATGAAGCCAAAGCACCGATACATTTAGAATTAATCAAAAATTTGCCTGTTGGTAGTGGATTGGGCTCAAGTGGTGCCACCATCGTAGCAGCCTTATTGGCAGCCAACCATTATTTTGATGACATGCTGAGCTTAAAGGAATTATTGGTTTTGGCAGCAGAATTAGAAGCCGTTTATACTGGATCGCCTTGTATGGATAATGTGGCACCCTGTTTAACAGGCGGCTTCCAATTGATGACGCAATCAGAGGAATTACCAATTATTCCTGTGCCTTTTCCACAACACTGGAAAATGGTATTGTTCTACAACGGCTCAGAAGTTTTAACTGAGTCTGCACGTGCCATTCTGCCAAAACATGTACCCTTAGAAACCGCCATTAACCACGCCAAAAATTTAGCGGTATTCATTCAAGCATTAAACCTTGGTGCTGATGACTTAGCTGCAGAACACTTATATGACTTATTGGCAGCACCACACCGTGAAGCTTTACTCCCTCACTTCAGTTTATTTCGCGATTATGCCCGCTCACAAGGCGCTTTAGCCACTGGCATTTCTGGCTCTGGCCCCACTGTTTTTGCTGTTTGTAAAGACCAAGATGCTGCCGAACTCATTGCCCAATATGCAGAAAACCGCATCATCAATGAATCGGGGTTTGCCTTGATATGTGAAATAGATGAATTAGGTGCCCATTTACAAGGTATGGATGACGAAATGGAGCAAGAAAACAGCCACCTAGATTAG
- a CDS encoding DUF11 domain-containing protein, protein MNQTSPFKLFVFFAVLLSGSVFAAKGKDGNDTIAANTVVNYYDSVTNIQNGANVIVTVNNINTLTDIQGLYTDANLSAGDKVMLYQAQGATYSTANDSSPTYGAFNLNAAGRYEVHEVLSVSGNDITLAEFGNLCTADQLIYSFDLTKTQLIRMPQFNDLTINGGSVVSAAPWNGSTGGIVAIDVAGILNLAGQIDVSGLGFRGGVLENSSSPSGADRPSYYYINQEDGAEKGEGILGFQAEYDAYGGRYGRGAPANGGGGGNGHNAGGGGGANGGDIADWNGQGNPNLSDNSWTAAWDIDGTLTSATTSSGGGRGGYTYGSSNQNALTVPPGDTNWGGNSRRERGGMGGRPLPFDDAGRLFFGGGGGAGDGNNNQGANGGAGGGLVFITAATVSGAGSILANGLDGEDTQGGGNNDAPGGAGAGGTVVIASTTLSGIGISANGGAGGNQLTIGDENEGPGGGGGGGVISVSGGVIATSALGGVNGTTASTAMTEFIPNGATMGAVGQPDELTSPEADLPICVATADLAITKMDSVDPVNPGGALTYTIRVDNAGPAAASNVVVTESLPAGVTLVSTSGCAEDPNGVPTCSLGDIPATGFATYTVAVTVNNNATGTLTNNVSVTSDTPDPDTSDNNTDETTTVNPQANISITKSDSVDPVNPGGALTYTIRVDNAGPATANNVVVTESLPAGVTFVSTSGCTEDPAGVPTCSLGNIASGGFATYTVAVNVNNNATGTLTNNVSVTSDTPDPDTSDNNTDETTGINDEADLSITKTDSVDPVNPGGALTYTIRVDNAGPATASNVVVTESLPAGVTFVSTSGCTEDPAGVPTCSLGNIASGGFATYTVAVNVNNNASGTLTNNVSVTSDTTDPDTSNNNTDETTGVNDAANLSITKTDSADPVTPGDALTYTIRVDNAGPATASNVVVTEALPAGVTLVSTSGCTEDPNGVPTCSLGNIASGGFATYTVAVNVNNNASGTLTNNVSVTSDTLDPDTSDNNTDETTVVGDAANLSITKTDSADPVTAGDALTYTIRVDNAGPNTANNVVVTESLPADVTLVSTSGCTEDPSGVPTCSLGNIVSGGFATYTVAVNVNNNATGTLTNNVSVTSDTPDPDTSDNNTDETTGVNEEADLSITKTDSADPVTPGDALTYTIRVDNAGPSLASNVVVTEVLPAGVTFVSTVGCTEDPNGVPTCSLGDIASGGFATYTVAVNVNNNASGTLTNNVSVTSDTTDPDTSNNNTDETTGLNDAANLSITKTDSADPVTPGDALTYTIRVDNAGPSTANNVVVTEALPADVTLVSTSGCTEDPNGVPTCSLGNIASGGFATYTVAVTVNNNASGILTNNVSVTSDTPDPDTSDNNTDETTIIGDAANLSITKTDSVDPVNPGGALTYTIRVDNAGPATATNVVVAETLPTDVTLVSTSGCTEDPNGVPNCSLGDIVSGGFAQYTVAVTVNNNATGTLTNNVSVTSDTPDPDTSDNNTDETTGVNAPSLEVEKSMTNNADEDGSGTVTLDDTLTYTITATNNGDTVLNNVVVSDPMITPSSTSCLTLAIGAECQLVGTYVVQQSDVNNGQVENTGTGESDETSPETDVVVTVIGVNPDLSIDKTLTANADEDGNGVVTLGDTVTFTIVATNTGNVDLNNVVVDDDMITPGSTSCLLVPVGGTCTLVGTYVIQQSDVDNGQLTNIATAGSDETGQQSDTTDLTITVGFPPEPAMVPSSTVWGQLLMVLMMMGLGLVVVRRQH, encoded by the coding sequence ATGAACCAAACTTCCCCCTTTAAGTTGTTTGTATTTTTTGCTGTGTTACTGAGTGGATCAGTATTCGCTGCAAAAGGTAAAGACGGAAATGACACAATTGCTGCTAATACAGTGGTCAATTATTACGATTCGGTAACCAATATCCAAAACGGTGCCAATGTAATTGTAACTGTAAACAATATCAACACCCTGACAGACATTCAGGGCTTGTATACAGATGCCAACTTGTCAGCTGGTGATAAAGTGATGTTGTACCAAGCACAAGGTGCTACGTACAGTACGGCAAATGACTCCAGTCCTACTTACGGCGCTTTTAATTTGAATGCAGCGGGTCGGTATGAAGTTCACGAAGTGCTGTCCGTATCGGGAAATGACATCACGTTAGCAGAATTTGGTAATTTGTGTACAGCAGATCAATTGATTTATTCTTTTGACTTAACAAAGACTCAATTGATACGTATGCCTCAATTCAATGATCTGACTATTAACGGTGGTTCTGTCGTTTCTGCCGCTCCGTGGAATGGCAGCACTGGTGGTATTGTGGCAATTGATGTGGCAGGTATATTAAATCTAGCTGGCCAAATAGATGTTTCTGGTTTAGGTTTTAGAGGTGGTGTTTTAGAAAATTCATCAAGCCCTTCAGGAGCTGATAGGCCATCATACTATTACATTAACCAAGAAGATGGTGCAGAAAAAGGAGAGGGTATTCTGGGTTTTCAAGCAGAATATGATGCTTATGGAGGGCGATATGGCCGTGGTGCACCAGCCAATGGTGGCGGTGGTGGAAATGGTCACAACGCTGGTGGTGGCGGTGGAGCCAATGGCGGTGACATAGCAGATTGGAATGGCCAAGGAAACCCAAATTTGTCAGATAACTCATGGACAGCTGCATGGGATATAGACGGTACATTAACCTCTGCAACCACTTCTTCTGGTGGTGGCCGAGGTGGTTATACCTATGGTTCAAGTAATCAAAATGCATTAACTGTCCCGCCAGGTGATACTAATTGGGGTGGAAACAGTCGAAGAGAAAGGGGGGGGATGGGTGGTAGGCCATTGCCTTTTGATGATGCTGGTAGGCTGTTCTTTGGCGGCGGCGGCGGTGCTGGAGACGGTAACAACAATCAAGGCGCAAATGGTGGTGCTGGCGGAGGTTTGGTGTTTATAACGGCAGCAACTGTGTCAGGTGCAGGTTCAATTCTTGCTAATGGGTTAGACGGAGAGGACACGCAAGGTGGTGGTAATAATGACGCACCTGGTGGCGCCGGTGCGGGTGGTACCGTTGTGATAGCGTCAACTACACTTTCAGGTATTGGTATCAGTGCTAATGGTGGTGCTGGTGGTAATCAATTAACTATTGGCGATGAAAATGAAGGTCCTGGTGGCGGTGGCGGTGGCGGCGTCATTTCGGTATCTGGTGGTGTAATTGCCACTTCAGCATTAGGTGGTGTGAACGGTACTACAGCATCTACAGCAATGACTGAGTTTATTCCCAATGGTGCAACTATGGGAGCTGTAGGTCAGCCAGACGAACTGACTTCTCCAGAAGCTGATTTGCCTATTTGTGTGGCAACTGCTGATTTGGCCATCACTAAAATGGACAGTGTAGATCCAGTTAATCCGGGTGGTGCATTGACTTATACCATTCGAGTTGATAATGCAGGTCCTGCTGCTGCCAGTAATGTGGTTGTTACTGAATCATTGCCAGCTGGCGTGACTTTGGTATCAACATCAGGCTGTGCTGAAGATCCTAATGGTGTACCGACTTGTAGTTTGGGTGATATTCCAGCAACAGGCTTTGCGACTTATACAGTGGCCGTGACTGTGAATAACAATGCCACAGGCACGTTAACCAATAATGTTTCTGTGACTTCAGACACGCCAGATCCTGATACATCGGATAACAACACAGATGAAACTACTACTGTAAATCCTCAGGCTAACATTTCTATCACCAAATCTGACAGTGTCGATCCAGTTAATCCAGGTGGCGCATTGACTTACACTATACGTGTTGATAATGCCGGTCCTGCCACTGCCAATAATGTGGTGGTCACTGAATCATTACCAGCAGGCGTGACTTTTGTATCAACATCAGGTTGTACAGAAGATCCTGCAGGTGTTCCTACCTGTAGTTTGGGTAACATTGCATCAGGTGGGTTTGCGACTTATACAGTTGCTGTCAATGTTAATAACAATGCAACGGGAACGTTAACCAATAATGTTTCGGTGACATCAGATACACCAGATCCTGACACATCAGATAACAACACCGATGAAACAACGGGTATTAATGACGAAGCCGATTTATCCATCACTAAAACAGACAGTGTTGATCCGGTTAATCCAGGTGGCGCATTGACTTACACCATACGTGTTGATAATGCGGGTCCTGCCACAGCCAGTAATGTGGTTGTTACTGAATCATTACCTGCCGGCGTGACTTTTGTATCAACATCAGGTTGTACAGAAGATCCTGCAGGTGTGCCTACTTGTAGTTTGGGTAACATTGCATCAGGTGGGTTTGCCACTTATACAGTGGCTGTCAATGTCAATAACAATGCATCGGGTACATTAACAAATAATGTATCGGTGACATCGGATACCACAGATCCTGACACGTCAAACAATAACACCGATGAAACAACAGGTGTTAATGATGCGGCAAATTTATCCATCACCAAAACTGACAGTGCTGATCCTGTGACACCGGGTGATGCGCTGACGTACACCATTCGTGTTGATAATGCAGGTCCTGCCACAGCCAGTAATGTGGTTGTTACTGAAGCATTGCCAGCTGGTGTGACTTTGGTGTCAACATCAGGTTGTACTGAAGATCCTAATGGTGTACCAACGTGTAGCTTGGGTAACATTGCATCAGGTGGGTTTGCAACTTATACCGTTGCAGTTAATGTGAATAACAACGCCTCTGGTACTTTGACCAATAATGTGTCAGTGACTTCTGATACGCTGGATCCTGATACTTCGGATAACAATACAGATGAAACAACAGTGGTTGGTGATGCGGCGAACTTGTCTATCACCAAAACAGACAGTGCCGATCCTGTGACAGCGGGTGATGCTTTGACCTACACCATTCGTGTTGACAATGCTGGCCCCAATACAGCCAATAATGTGGTGGTCACTGAATCATTGCCTGCTGATGTGACTCTGGTTTCAACATCAGGTTGTACAGAAGATCCAAGTGGTGTACCAACATGTAGCTTGGGTAACATTGTATCAGGTGGATTTGCGACTTATACCGTTGCAGTTAATGTTAATAACAATGCAACTGGAACATTGACCAATAATGTGTCAGTGACTTCTGATACGCCAGATCCAGATACTTCGGATAACAACACAGATGAAACAACGGGTGTCAATGAAGAAGCAGATTTGTCTATCACCAAAACTGACAGTGCCGATCCTGTGACGCCGGGTGATGCTTTGACCTACACCATTCGTGTTGATAATGCGGGTCCTTCATTGGCCAGCAACGTTGTAGTGACAGAAGTATTGCCAGCTGGTGTGACTTTTGTGTCAACAGTGGGCTGTACTGAAGATCCCAATGGCGTGCCCACTTGTAGTTTGGGTGACATTGCATCAGGTGGATTTGCGACTTATACGGTTGCTGTCAATGTTAATAACAACGCATCCGGTACTTTAACCAATAATGTGTCTGTAACTTCAGATACCACCGATCCAGATACGTCAAATAACAACACCGACGAAACAACTGGTCTGAATGATGCGGCAAATTTATCCATCACTAAAACTGACAGTGCCGACCCTGTGACACCGGGTGATGCGCTGACGTACACCATTCGAGTTGATAATGCAGGTCCAAGTACAGCCAATAATGTGGTTGTTACTGAAGCATTGCCAGCAGATGTGACTTTGGTGTCAACATCAGGTTGTACAGAAGATCCTAATGGTGTACCAACGTGTAGCTTGGGTAACATTGCATCAGGTGGGTTTGCAACCTATACCGTTGCCGTGACAGTCAATAACAACGCCTCAGGAATATTAACCAATAATGTTTCGGTAACATCAGATACGCCAGATCCTGACACTTCAGACAACAACACCGATGAAACCACTATTATTGGTGACGCGGCTAACTTGTCTATTACAAAAACTGACAGTGTCGATCCGGTTAATCCCGGTGGTGCTTTGACCTATACCATACGTGTTGATAATGCCGGTCCTGCCACTGCAACCAATGTGGTGGTTGCTGAAACATTACCAACTGATGTGACTTTGGTTTCAACATCAGGTTGTACTGAAGATCCAAATGGTGTGCCAAACTGTAGTTTGGGTGACATTGTTTCTGGTGGTTTTGCACAATACACAGTTGCAGTAACTGTCAATAACAACGCCACAGGCACATTAACCAATAACGTTTCTGTAACATCAGATACACCAGATCCAGATACATCGGATAACAACACCGATGAAACTACTGGTGTCAATGCCCCATCGTTAGAAGTTGAAAAGTCGATGACCAACAATGCAGATGAAGATGGCAGTGGGACAGTCACATTGGATGACACTTTGACATATACCATTACGGCAACAAATAACGGTGACACTGTGTTAAATAATGTGGTTGTATCTGACCCAATGATTACGCCAAGCAGTACCAGTTGTCTGACTTTGGCTATTGGCGCTGAGTGTCAATTAGTGGGTACATATGTGGTACAACAAAGTGATGTTAACAATGGGCAAGTGGAAAATACTGGAACAGGTGAGTCAGATGAAACTTCTCCAGAAACAGATGTTGTGGTAACAGTTATTGGTGTTAACCCTGATTTGAGTATCGATAAAACGTTAACTGCTAACGCTGATGAAGATGGCAATGGTGTTGTAACATTAGGTGACACCGTGACGTTCACCATTGTGGCGACCAATACAGGTAATGTGGACTTGAACAATGTGGTTGTTGATGATGACATGATCACACCGGGTTCAACATCATGTCTGTTGGTGCCTGTGGGTGGTACCTGTACTTTGGTTGGTACCTATGTGATTCAACAGTCTGATGTCGATAATGGCCAATTGACCAATATCGCCACAGCAGGTTCTGATGAAACTGGACAGCAGTCTGACACCACTGATTTAACCATAACAGTTGGCTTCCCGCCAGAGCCAGCCATGGTTCCAAGTAGCACGGTATGGGGTCAGTTGTTGATGGTGTTGATGATGATGGGGTTGGGTTTAGTTGTTGTCAGAAGACAACACTGA
- a CDS encoding M20/M25/M40 family metallo-hydrolase: MKKLLLPLVLMTAASGASDDSKSATNDFYTTDFLDQVATLRDHALTDPLAYDITESLTTEVGARLAGSPGDAKAVAWGEAKFKSLGFDRVTLEAAPLKRWVRGVETAEIISPFKQTLTITALGKSSPTPNEGITGEVVHFNTIDELKSADPALVKGKITFISNRMERHKDGSGYGKAVGARSTTAQVTAAKGGIGAIIRSIGTDNNRTPHTGAMKYEADVAAVPAGAISNPDADLLVNMLNRGKPVTLKYTLGSRFDGDYVSHNVIGDIIGSEKPDEYIVIGCHLDSWDLGTGAIDDASGCGITMAAAKLIKDHIGQPKRTIRVVLWANEENGLSGAKAYHEAHKEEMKQHIFGGESDFGAGTIYAFGTRMDEKAMPLVHEMMQLLQPLGIEYAGNEASSGADLIPMRAAGMAVFGLKQDGTKYFDYHHTANDTLDKIDPKELAQNVAAWVVVTALSANTSENFGFDLSDK; encoded by the coding sequence ATGAAAAAATTACTACTGCCCTTGGTGCTCATGACTGCGGCCAGTGGCGCTTCTGATGATTCAAAATCAGCCACAAATGACTTTTACACCACTGATTTTTTAGACCAAGTAGCCACATTACGTGACCATGCCTTAACCGACCCTTTGGCGTATGACATCACAGAATCTTTAACCACAGAAGTGGGGGCGCGTTTGGCAGGCAGCCCTGGCGATGCCAAGGCTGTGGCTTGGGGAGAGGCCAAATTTAAATCACTGGGGTTTGATCGCGTGACACTGGAAGCTGCTCCACTCAAGCGCTGGGTTCGTGGTGTTGAAACGGCTGAAATTATATCTCCTTTCAAACAAACTTTGACCATTACTGCTTTGGGTAAATCATCGCCCACACCAAACGAAGGCATCACAGGCGAAGTGGTGCATTTCAATACCATTGATGAATTAAAAAGTGCCGATCCTGCTCTGGTCAAAGGAAAAATCACCTTCATCAGCAACCGCATGGAACGTCACAAAGACGGCTCAGGCTATGGTAAAGCCGTGGGTGCGCGCAGCACTACGGCACAAGTCACAGCAGCAAAAGGTGGCATCGGTGCCATCATTCGCTCTATTGGCACAGACAACAACCGGACACCACACACGGGTGCCATGAAGTATGAAGCTGATGTGGCTGCAGTTCCAGCTGGTGCCATTTCTAACCCTGATGCAGATTTATTGGTTAATATGCTTAACCGTGGCAAACCCGTCACACTGAAATATACATTGGGTTCAAGGTTCGATGGCGATTACGTTTCTCACAATGTCATCGGTGACATCATTGGCTCAGAAAAGCCAGACGAATACATCGTGATTGGTTGTCACTTGGACTCATGGGATTTAGGCACTGGCGCGATTGATGATGCTTCAGGTTGTGGCATCACCATGGCAGCAGCTAAATTGATTAAAGACCACATTGGCCAACCCAAACGCACCATTCGCGTCGTCTTATGGGCCAATGAAGAAAACGGTTTGTCAGGTGCTAAAGCCTATCACGAAGCGCACAAAGAAGAAATGAAGCAACACATCTTCGGCGGCGAGTCTGATTTTGGCGCAGGCACCATTTATGCCTTTGGTACACGCATGGACGAAAAAGCCATGCCTTTGGTTCATGAAATGATGCAATTATTACAACCTTTAGGGATTGAATACGCTGGCAATGAAGCATCATCAGGTGCTGACTTGATTCCAATGCGTGCTGCGGGCATGGCCGTATTTGGGCTGAAACAAGACGGCACAAAGTACTTCGACTACCACCATACAGCCAATGACACATTGGATAAAATTGACCCCAAAGAATTGGCACAAAATGTGGCAGCATGGGTTGTGGTTACAGCACTCTCTGCCAACACTTCTGAAAACTTTGGTTTTGACTTAAGTGACAAATAA
- a CDS encoding N-acetylmuramoyl-L-alanine amidase produces the protein MRKTLTAIILFMCSTWLNAAEVEGMRVWSGPEHTRVVFDLSGKTEYKLFELDNPPRVVIDMPKSKLNTRLKVKKNKAVKNVRYSNKDNQLRIVLDLNEKSDNKSFLLKPTDKYGHRLVVDVSQQKAKVEKTVAKVTKKNRDVIIAIDAGHGGEDPGAIGAAGTKEKVVTLNIANQLAKTINQQKGMKALIIREGDYYIKHRKRFEKARKNNADLFVSIHADAFHSRKVNGASVYILSQRGASSEAAKWLAASENKSDSIGGVVIEDKKDVLSQVLYDLSQNAAMEESHKAAQAVHASLKKVVKLHGHGFGQANFLVLKSPDVPSMLVETGYISNPNDEKNLKSAAHVKKLTQQIADGIRNYFYQSPPPNTWIAAQAKGKKHVVQSGDTLSGIASKFGTSIAAIQSINNKSGNTVRIGEVIYLPN, from the coding sequence ATGAGAAAAACCTTAACTGCCATCATTCTGTTTATGTGTTCAACCTGGCTAAATGCTGCCGAGGTTGAAGGCATGCGTGTGTGGTCAGGACCTGAGCATACTCGTGTGGTTTTTGATTTAAGTGGCAAAACTGAGTACAAACTTTTTGAATTAGACAACCCGCCTCGCGTGGTGATTGATATGCCCAAAAGCAAACTCAATACCCGTTTAAAGGTTAAAAAGAACAAAGCCGTCAAGAATGTCCGTTACAGCAATAAAGACAACCAATTACGCATCGTTCTGGATTTGAATGAAAAATCGGATAACAAAAGTTTTTTACTCAAACCTACAGATAAATACGGCCACCGTTTGGTAGTGGATGTCAGTCAACAAAAAGCCAAGGTTGAGAAAACTGTCGCCAAGGTCACAAAGAAAAATCGCGACGTGATCATTGCCATTGATGCTGGCCATGGTGGTGAAGACCCAGGGGCCATAGGCGCTGCTGGTACAAAAGAAAAAGTAGTGACATTGAATATCGCTAATCAACTGGCCAAAACCATCAACCAACAAAAAGGCATGAAAGCCCTTATCATTCGAGAAGGTGATTATTACATCAAACACCGCAAACGATTTGAAAAAGCCCGCAAGAATAATGCCGACCTGTTTGTATCTATTCACGCTGACGCCTTCCACAGCCGCAAAGTGAATGGTGCATCCGTTTATATATTGTCACAGCGCGGTGCCTCTTCTGAAGCGGCTAAATGGTTGGCTGCATCGGAAAACAAATCTGATTCCATTGGTGGAGTGGTGATAGAAGATAAAAAAGACGTGCTGTCACAGGTTCTTTACGACCTATCACAAAATGCTGCCATGGAAGAAAGCCACAAAGCGGCACAAGCGGTACACGCATCACTGAAGAAAGTAGTTAAACTTCATGGCCATGGTTTTGGTCAAGCCAACTTTTTGGTACTGAAATCGCCGGATGTGCCATCCATGCTGGTTGAAACAGGCTATATCAGCAACCCAAATGATGAAAAGAACTTGAAAAGCGCGGCACACGTAAAGAAACTAACGCAACAAATTGCTGATGGCATCAGGAATTACTTTTATCAAAGTCCGCCACCTAATACATGGATAGCAGCACAAGCCAAAGGTAAAAAGCATGTGGTTCAATCGGGTGACACACTGAGTGGTATCGCCTCAAAATTCGGAACCAGCATTGCGGCCATTCAATCCATAAACAATAAGTCAGGAAACACTGTCCGAATAGGCGAAGTGATTTACTTGCCCAATTGA
- the tsaE gene encoding tRNA (adenosine(37)-N6)-threonylcarbamoyltransferase complex ATPase subunit type 1 TsaE — protein MKKHDTSTLPQLEQVAQKLYPQLKAGDVIFLRGDLGMGKTTFTQFLLKVAGVKEHIKSPTYTLFEQYQVGAVTYVHMDLYRLSDPEELYFLGIEDLINPQHILIIEWPEKGTGVLPKANKEISFGGNTSNRTLTITSN, from the coding sequence ATGAAAAAGCATGACACCTCCACCCTGCCACAACTTGAACAAGTGGCACAAAAACTGTACCCACAGCTGAAAGCAGGCGATGTGATTTTTTTACGTGGTGATTTGGGTATGGGAAAAACAACTTTCACACAGTTTTTACTCAAAGTTGCAGGTGTCAAAGAACACATCAAAAGCCCAACTTATACATTATTTGAGCAATACCAAGTAGGCGCAGTAACCTATGTACACATGGACCTATACCGTTTAAGCGATCCTGAAGAATTGTATTTCTTAGGCATAGAAGACCTAATTAATCCACAACACATCTTAATCATTGAATGGCCCGAAAAAGGTACCGGCGTGCTACCAAAAGCCAATAAAGAGATCAGTTTCGGCGGAAACACCTCCAACAGAACTTTAACAATCACATCAAATTAA